In Terriglobales bacterium, the genomic stretch TACCGGCCGCAGCGTGGGCACTGGCACAGCGGCTGTGGAGGAAACAGTGACAGCAGCTCGTCGGGATGTGTTACGACTACGTCGTCAGTGTCCAGTCAAGTTTCCTTCTCAACTTCGCTGGAGCTGGACTGACCTGCTGCTGGCGGACTAAGCATCGGCCAAGCTCGTTCTAGCCACTTTCTCTTGCGTGGCACGGCGGAGGGCAGCGCGCGCCAGCAGGCGCGTGGAATCCAGCGAAGGCAGCGGCGAATTGGCATCGTTTATCAGCAGCGGTATTTCGGTGCAGCCGAGCACCACCGCGTCGCAGCCGCGCCGCTTCAGGTTTTCGATGACCTCCTGCAGATCCTTGAGCGCCTCGGCGGTGAATTGGCCGCGCACCAGTTCGTCAAAGATGATGGTGTTGATCCGTTCGCGCTCCGTCTCCTGCGGCCGCAGCCAGCCGAGGCCGCGCTTCTCCAGTTCCTCGGGATAGACGCTGCTTTCCACCAGGTACCTGGTTCCGGTGATGCCCAGTTGCCGGAAGCCGCGCGCCACCGCTTCGTCGCCGACCGCCCCGGCAATGTGGATCCAGGGTAGCGGCGAGCGCGGCCGCACCAGCGGCATCACGCGGTGAATGGTGTTGTCGGGACAGATCAGGAAATCGGCGCCGCATTTCGCCAGCTTGGCGGCGGAGGAAAGCATCAGTTCCGCCACCCCGGGCCAGTTGTC encodes the following:
- a CDS encoding amino acid racemase, with product MTNRAEHIGIVACSAEGAALCYRTLCAEAEQVMGRHDHPEISMHTHSLAEYMRCVEADNWPGVAELMLSSAAKLAKCGADFLICPDNTIHRVMPLVRPRSPLPWIHIAGAVGDEAVARGFRQLGITGTRYLVESSVYPEELEKRGLGWLRPQETERERINTIIFDELVRGQFTAEALKDLQEVIENLKRRGCDAVVLGCTEIPLLINDANSPLPSLDSTRLLARAALRRATQEKVARTSLADA